From the genome of Penaeus monodon isolate SGIC_2016 chromosome 11, NSTDA_Pmon_1, whole genome shotgun sequence:
agtgagtgagtgacagtgaatgtgtgtgtgtctgggggggatgtgtgtgtatgtgtgtatgtgcctacATGTTGGTATGCAAACATGTGCATATTCAAGCTACATAAATGTTCTTTGTATTATCAACactattctttaaaaaaagaagaaaaagtccaTACCTCCTTGCATCCCATTGCTTTACAGTGTTGTCATAGCCTCCAGATACAAAGGTATACTGATTGTTTGAACTCCACTTGACACATGAAACCCACTTGGTATGTGATGCAAACCTCTGCTGACAAAGGGTTCCCTCTGAAATAAATTCCTACATCAGTTACCTTGTATTTAATAACCTTAATGTAAAATACTATATTTCAACCACTGCATAATGTAAGACGAATCATCCATTTCAGGCTATTTCTTTGCAATAGTGGAAGCACTaacagaataagagagataaacagaaatggaagaataaaaataaaaaggcacaGAGCagtgaaggaaatgaagaaacagaagaggggaagagtagCAGAGAAACAGACATCAGggtagagaggaaaataaagcagagacagaaatgaaaaaaatagtaaaatggaaagtgaagaaaaattagagtaaggtggagagagaaaagagagcagagatgggagagtaaaacagaaagaaatgtaCAAAGAGTGTgaagatgggggaaaagagagagagagacagagagaggggaaaagagagagagagagagggagagaggaggagaaggggaagagagaggagagagagaggaaggagagaggaaggaaggagggagaagaaggaagagagagtggaggggaagcaggagagagaggagagaggaggaaggagagaagggggaaaagaagaagagagaggaaaaaggggagaaggaggagagagagagagggggggaggagagagagagaaagaaggggggggatgaggggtgggagggagagagagagagagaataaggcagaagaagagaagagagaagagaagagaagagagagaagagaagagaagaaaggaaaagaagagagagaagagagaaggaagagaaagagaggaagagagagagggagagaagaaagggagaagagaggggaggggaaaaaaaaaagggaggaaaaaaaaggaggggggggggggaaagggaagagaaagggggggggaaaaagaagagggggaaaaagggaagaggaaagagagaaagagaggaaagagaaaggagagaagagaggaagaaagagagagagagagaaaaaaggaagaggggaaaggagaaaaggaaagagaagaaaagagaaaaaagacagaggaggggaaaaagggggaaaggaagagaggaagaggagaaaagggggggaaaagggaaaagagagagggggaagaggaagaagagggagaggagagagggggagaagagagagggagagagaaaagagaaaggagagagaaaaaggggaagagagaaaaaaggagagagagagagggaaaaaggggaaaaggaaaagagagggggaaaaagggggggaaggaagagagagaaaggaaaaggagaggggggagagagagagggcgggggagggggggagaaaagagaagagagagaggacaaaagagaaaaagaggaaaaagggggagaggagagagaaaagagagaggggaaaaaaaaagggagaggaggggagaaaaagaagaaaaaaaaaaaaagggggaggaaaaagaggaggcccagggggaagagaggagggagaagaaagaagagaagagagagagaagaaagaagagagagagggaggggaagaagagggggaggaggaaaagggaaaagggggaaagggaggaaaaggagagagagggaagagaggggaagagaaggaagaaggaggaggggaggaagaaagaagggggaaagaaaagaagaaagggagagaagaggagaaaaaagagagagggggaaaaggggggggggaaaagggagagggggaaggagggggaagggagagagagagggaaaaaggggagagaaggggggaaaaagagaggaggagaagaagaggagagagaaaaaaaaaaaaaacccagagagaaggggagaaaggaggggaaaagagagaagaagaaaggggaagaaaaaaaaaggggggggaaaaaaagaagaggaggggggggacggagagaggacaaagaaagggagagagagagaggaaaagagggaggagagaggagaagagagagagagaaaaggggaaaagggggggagagggaagaaaaaggaggggggaaaagagaaggggggaaaggagagaagagagagagagagaggaaaaaggggaagaggaggagagaaagagaaaagagagggagagagagggggggggggggaaaaggagagagagagaggggaggagagagggggaaagagaggagagagagaagaaaaagggagggagaggggaaaaagggagaggggagagagagggggagagaagagaagagaaaaaaagagagaggggaaaggagaagaggggagagagagagaagagaaaaggggggaggaggagagaaaaaggggagaaggggaaaaaaaaaaaaggggaaaagagggaagggagagagaaaagagagaaaaggggggaaaagagagggggaaaaaaaagggagggggggaaaaaaggagaaaaaaaaagaaagaggagaaaaaaaaaggggaaaaggaaggagaagagaggagggggaaaaagggaaaaagaggaggggaggagagagaggagagagagagagagaggaaaggaaaaaaggggagggaggggggaaaaagagaaaaaaagaaaaaaaaagaaaaagagaaaaaaaggagaaaagaaaagagaaaaaaaaggaagagaaagaaaaagagaaagggggagaaaaaaggggaagaaaaaaaaaaaaaaaaaaaggggggaaggggagaggggagagaaggagagagagagagagaaaaagagggggagaaaagggagagagaaggggaaaaagagagaaaaaaaaagggaaagaaagaaaaaaaggagaaggaaaaagagaaaagagaaaaaaaggaagagaaaatgagaaaaaaaggagaaaaaaaggagaaaaaaagagaggggggggggaggggggaaagggagagagagaaaaagggggaaaaaagggggaaagaagaggagaaaagagaagagagagagaaaagggggggaaaaaaaaaaaggagaggagaaaaaaaaaggaaaaaggaaaggggaaaaaagggggggaaaaggaaaaaaggggaaaggagagagaggggggggaggaggagagaggggggaaagagggagggagagagaggggaagaaagaaaaaggggggggagagaagaggagagagaaaaagagaaaaagagagagaaaaagaagagaagaggggaaaggagagaggaagggaggggggaaggaggggaggagagggagaaaagggagagagagagaagagggaggagaaaaggagagagggagagagagagagagaagaggaggagggagaagaggagagaggaggggggagggggagaaaaggagagaagaaagagagagggggggaaaaaaaggggggaaaggagagagagagagagagagaaaaaggaaaaggggagaggaggaggggaggagagagagagagaggaggagagagagagagagagagagagaaaagagatagagggagggaaaagagaaaagagaaaagagaaaagagagagagagagagagagagatgatgagagaggagaggagagaaagagaaagagaaagagaaagagaaagagaaagagaaaagagagagagagagagagagagagagagagagagagagagagagagagagagagagagacatgaacaTGGAAtgggaaggcagagagaaagatgtccaaatgaggagagaaagatgtaAAAGAAACAGACTAGGTGATGCCTATATATTACTAAGCACTTACCAGATGAACGGGGGTCGTAAAGTCTTATATAATTGTCGGCACAGCCAGTTATCAGTGTCTTATTCAGAGGAGACCACGATATGCAGAAGAAAGCACAATTGCCAGCAATCTGTGTCTTTATGCCTCCAATATCCGTATCCCATATTCGGACAGTGTGATCCCAAGATGCTGAGGCAATCTCACTCACATCCGTCCACACAACGCCACTCACAGTCTCGGAGTGACCAGCCAGGGTAAGGAGCGGAGTCTGTTAGGAAgaatgcaataatataataaggtttAGTCTTCCACTGTTGTGTCTGCTGTGGCTGAGAATGTTTAGTATTTCAAAGCAATGGGAGTAAAACACACTGGCTAAAAATTGCTAATATATCATTACAAAATATAaggtaaataaggaaagagataATGAGCATGTTTCATATTAGCAGTATCACTTACATTTACaattattttgtccctgtttctagtgaatttcaaagaaaaatatctattaacccaatgctgccaagTGGTTTCCCAATGTGAAAGCCCTCTCTCCCAGGCTGTATTCACAGTGGCCTGGGCCCCACTACTGGGGGATCGTGTTGGCACCATAGTAAGCTCAGCATGGATGTCCCTGCCCCCAGAAAATGGGACTGGCGCACCATGCCACCCAGAATagagtccaggcatgccatggaatgtacatatataccaccgagcggcaaagggttaaatattcttacacatgtatatgaagTGATGTTCAAGCagaaatgatactaaaaatatttGTTATGAAAGATTACTATGATACTGTATACTctacaaatataagaaaatgcaTCACACATTTCTGTCAaatcaagaaaatcaagaaaaatcagGTATACACTTTTCATTAGCATTCATTGTTAGAGCTGCCAAGAGAAAGCTAGGGAAACTCATGGATGTGGCTCTTCTACATTATtactgcctcccctcccctcttggcAGTCCTGTTGATGCTCATCATCATTCATGCATAAAATATGGCACTAATGACTGAAATTTCAATTTTCAAAATCAGTTTCTTTGCTTTTTACAGGTGAAGCCAAGGAACTGCAAGCCTTAGGGGGATAACATTCTAAATCTCTTTGGTTACCAGTGAATATCTTGACACCTAgtgtaaataaattatttatattctaaataGGTCACTAACTTAATGATATacaaatttatagatattttttgttaaatgcaGGGTCTTCAATACAAATAATTACAAGTAACTTACCGTTTTTGGAACTTTGTCCCCCTTGCTCTTTTtgttttcatcctcttcttcttctttatctctttgaaTGTTTGCATTTTGTTTCTTGTCATCTGCAATGAAATCATTATCAGAATGTTTACATCAGACATCACACATAATCAAGGATCTATAAAATTAACTGTTGTTGTATAATTTATGATTTACAACTTCTGATTTACAGGAAATGTGCTCAACTCTTAATAGCTTTTGTGCATCTAATTGATATTAAGTTATTTCCTACATGAACATGCTAACAATGTTTACAATAGCTAGTCATATTTTCTGAGGGGGGTTATGCAAGTACATTGCTTAAAGGCTGAATATGGTAACAAAATCTGGTGATATTAACCCTACAATGACAGCACCAGGAATTTCTGGGTGTCACTAATTCTGTTGACTTCTGGTAACCATTAAGCCTTTTGGCTGGGGAGTTAACTGCATGCAGCAGAGCTTCCCACTTGACTCGTTTTAGAGTCATGACACCTATAGCCTCACCCATTATGATGAGCTGATTTTTCATGATGGCTATATACGTGCTCAGCTATAAGAGGTTAAGGGTGATGTCAAGACTAAAAGTCCTATCAAAAATAGGATTAAACTGTGGGTACAGAATTGATGTAAACCTACAAAGGTTATCTTGCATCAAGAGATTTGATGCATGGTATCTAAAACACACATTGGATCACATGCTCACTTTCTGCAGTAACATACCAGTACAAAAACTGCATTTCATGGTGCATAAATTTGAGCTTAATGTTAAAACTACTTAAAGTGAAAGATGaaaattttatgcatttatgATGCTGGGCTTAATAGTGCAGTTGTTTTTTTAGGGTAAAAGATTTGTTAGTTAAATGgtgattttcattatgattttacaTAAAAAGTGTCCAACAAATAGTCATGCAGTTGTGttcctttttgtaatttttcacaAACAGCATTAGATAGAATTCCCATGGGTAAATATCCATCAGGTATGATACATCAGCTCACAAGAATGATATCTTAAAATGACATGCTCTGTTGTAAGCTCATATGTAACTTCTTAGGAAGtgtattttctattaaaaaaagaagaaaaataaggggggggggggacaattaCAGGTTCAAATCTGGTTTAGGAATAGGTTTCACAAATGAATCATACTAAGTCTTTTTTGTGGAAAATATAACATGATTACAGGAATATCTTATACTAAAGGAAATTCTGAATGAAGGGATTTTACACTATGACACAACAAGCAATACATGAAATTTAGGTTAAGataaacaacaatagcaatagcaataatgataacaacaaaaataagaaagaactaaaatatatataatgaatgtatgaccCAACTCCTTTAGACATCTGTTCATCAGTTTATTGACAAATCCAGGTAATCATTCCCTCATTATCTACTTAGTTTACTAAAAGTACTGTAATTGTGTATCACTCTTTCAAAGAGATTATATtctgaatataattaatatcactgAAAAGCTTTGCTTGAAAAATATCAATGCATAGGttgtctgcatatatattattaatataagtcTTTCTTTCCTGCCATCAGTTTAAAGAAATTACACTAGATTTTCCTCTACTATTGACTTTCAATATTACAAAATGGACACAAAACTACTTTATCAGACATTAGGGATCTCAGTAACCATTTTGCAGAGATAGCAAAACCAAAATCCTCAATGAGGAGAAATGTGACTTAAAACAAAATAGGGAAAGTCGCAGAGAAGAAATCAGCTTACAATCCAGATGAATTTGAAATGGACTGCGACATGATGTATCTGGAAGTGAAGGTGATAAATCTGGCAGTGAAGAGGAGCATAACCTTCAAAACCAACATGCGATAAACAACTCACCTACAGCCCAGACCTTCAGTCGAGTATCCCAGGAACCAGTGACAAAGAGACCTTTCAGTTGGTCCACCGCCACACACTCAACACTCTGACTATGACCACAGCATCGACTAACACACTCCACTGTGTTTGCTTCGCTATCCCACTTCCATATAAATGCTGACTGGTCGATTGAAGTGCTAGAAGAAGTTTTATGCTTTAGTGCCAACAAATCTAAatcaaattacaataataatagtgatattaatagcaaATATAATAAACCTAACATGGGTGCCCTAATGAATACTTATAGCAGTAGTGACAACAACATTAATAGAAAtggcaattaaaaaataataatgacaatgaaaatcacAACAggaataataaggatactaacaataataataataaataaatagattataataataataataaaaataacaacagtaataataattataataataacagcattaataatggaggcggtgggtgttggtggtatattataattatatttataattataattataattataataataataattattataataataataattctaataataataataactattattattattattattaaaataataataacaacaataataattctcataataataacaacaataataataattctaataataataacaataataataatgatgatgatacgaccAATaaaatcaaccacacacacaaaaaaacgactATAAAAGGGATTTTACCTGATAAATGTTTTAACATCTGAGTCAGTTTTTGACCAGGTCACTGCTTTGACAGGTGCATTGTGGGCTGGAATTTTCAGCTTATGGGCATCTTTAATTCTTCCTCTGCCCAAATTCTTCACATCCCATATATGCAAGGTGTTGTCATAACAACCTGTTAATAACCTGTAATTCAAGGAAAAGTAAATCATCAACTGTCACTACTACAACCATGTATTTTCTTATTGCTAATATTCTCTAAGGTGAATTAGATGAAATAGAATATTACATGTAAGACcttgaaagtaaataaataaataaataaataaaataatgaattagaAAATCATGCCAGACTTGAAGAAACTCAAGGTTACTTATGCATCTGTCTATTAACAAATTTGAGACAAGTAACTTGAAATATAGGTTACttctttttgaagaaaaaaaaaatttgtttaatgatGACATTTTTTCTAGCATGACTTGATCTAGAGTCACAGAATCGGACAAGAACTCTTTTTAAACTCTTACCATTCCTCAGTGGTATGGACGGAAGACACCCAGTCATCATGGATAAGAGACTCTTTAGGTGTTGGTGGTGGAAGTCTTTCGAAGTATTCAATATTTATAACATTCTCAAAACTTTTTCCAAGCTTTTGAAGATGCTGATCCAACAGTCTTCTCAGAATTTGCCCTTCCACAATAAAGTCAAATGTGGGAACATCTGCAGCTTTAATCTTTGAACCTGCAAGAGGTAAAATCATGTTCAGACTGAAAGCAATGAAAGAACCTTGTATAAATTTTATCAGCATTGAAAAAGCCTAATATATCTTtctcagaaaaagaaagaaagaaggaaaaaaatatatatcctcttTAACCTGTTGATGCTGTAAGTGTGTTTACATCCCCTGTCCACAGTGGTTTAGTTTTATTATCCCATCTATTCACAAGTAATGTCAACTGTAATTTGATGCTtttattatcactgacattatcattataatgttattaccatCTATGGGTCTACACAATAAATAACCGAAAATCACAGTTGACATGGGATATACATACTGTAAATGTCATCCTCAGCAGCATTGGGTAAGTGAAACAAAACCACAGTGGACAGTGCATGTACCCTTTGCTAAGGGGTTAAATTTTAAGCAGCAACATAccttgacatatatatgttttgataatCTCATTGAGGTCTTCATTGCTCGCATCTGCTggtacagacacagaaacaccCGGTACTGCATATCTGTAAGAGaacaaacataatattaaaaacaccTGTTGCCAGACCCTATCAATATGTTCTAGACAGGCATCAAGATGTACAAGTTGGCCATGTCTCAATGCAATTATGAATAATTTCCATGGTtcaattcatttacttattatatgaTAAGCTACAATAATGCTTtgtatttctagaaaaaaaaaagcaataaaaataaataaataaatgaataataaaaaaaaataataataaataaataaataaataggatgaGGTACCAATAGGACCAAAATATTACGATGGGATTACACAATATACAACATGGAAATAAAGATCAGTCTATGGGAGGAAGCTATTTttcacataattaaaaaaaaattcaacttttTCCTACgcttattaacccattgccgacgggtggcatgtacgtacatgccatggcatggcgggaccatctgccgggggcacgtgcgcacatgccatagagtatgcatggacatgccatgagtttttatttgttacaatcacggcaaaagattattttttgccagtgaaagtgtgattaagtcggttctaacactttctcatttttaccatgcaaacaaacaaaaaaaatgcaacaaaccgacaatttcaactccatgatgccacacactgcttattttattcggactatagaccgaataatgatcaactatggagtctatataacaacaaaaatacccttcagtctcgatttatcaggaagtttggcaagtagagactgtaaaaaataatgaaaattgaaaatacaacatatcttcgtagtattacgaagaaacggaatGGCATGCTGGTATTTgggatgagtggtcgcgcatgctcgggcgacgatataagcccccggcagcgaggcccaggccactatgaatgctacccgtcaattatgggttaacacATTTGAACTTACAAGTATACAGGCTAACACAatatggaaattaaaaaattttgtgcatCAGCTAATATTTCCTTGCATGTCAATTTACTATAACATATCTGAAGGATACATACAAATTCACAATTCAAGGGGGGTGGGTAAATTTGATGTAGTCAAATGATCCTCCAAAGGTTGAGGGGCAAATTGAGCAAGCCTTGAGAACATTTTTACACATACTCCACACTcatttattgatggaaataatataaaagtccTTTCCTAAATCCCCACTAAGTCTAATAACcatccaagagctttgtgcacatGTGGTGAGTCATTCCTGTTACCTCAGCATTCAGGTGAAGTTCCTATCATCAACTAATATTTGCCCTCtgccaaattttcccatgatggcATTTTCACATCATccccctcaagccaaattttttcatgatgtgatggttgCATCATCTGGATCATAGGGGTTAACCCCCAAAGACCACATTTCAACAACTCTGCCATGGGACCCATCATGTTGCTTAtaggcatgattttttttttcctataagcAAGTTTAATCAGTGAGATTTGTCTGAGATCTGTTTTATCAATTGCAGCCAGCTGCAGTGTTAAGGTATGTGTTCAAACTTAACAGACATCTAGTGCATATGTCTCCATGGATTCTCCTGCCCACCAGGCTTAATGATCCACAGGCTCTTTTGGTCCTACTTCACCACAATCACAGATCCTGGACAATGGCACCCTATATCTATGGTACACACAAGAGTCCCAGGAATGCACTTCACATGGCAAGACCACAGCTTAAACTGAGATGTCATGAAGGCCCAGCCTCATATACCTAGCATCCTGTCCTCAGTGACACAAGTTGGGCTTGTCTATGGAATTCTGGACAGTGCTGATTATTATGGGTTAATGTACCAAGAAATTTGTCTCATGCTGGTATACCACACAGTAATTGAACAGCATAGCATCAGAGTTGAAAAAAATACCTATACcatagaaaatggagagaaaatgggaagggagagggagagtgagttaCAGGAGGAGAGATgtaaggagatgggagggagggatacaggatgagaaggggagacagggaaagagacagagaggagaagagggggaaggaagacaaaagaagagaggagaagagagagaaagagacatcagTATCATCAATTTGGAACAACAAATGCCCACTGCCACTATTATTACCAAtgaactattattatgatgatatattctGGTCACATGATGGAGATGCAGAGAGATCTGGTcacagaaaagaggggagaggagagagagagagagagagagagagagagagagagagagagagagagagagagagagagagagagaaagagagagagagagagagaagtgattatGAGCAATGGGGGTAACAGAATCACCAATGTGAAACAACAGATTCCCACTCATATTGTATCTATTGCCCCTGCATCACAATAAAATTCANNNNNNNNNNNNNNNNNNNNNNNNNNNNNNNNNNNNNNNNNNNNNNNNNNNNNNNNNNNNNNNNNNNNNNNNNNNNNNNNNNNNNNNNNNNNNNNNNNNNATCAGAATTAAGAGGAACTTCATAGCAATCAGGTGGGTCCAGCAACAGGGAAATACAGTGATAGGGTTAGGGTCTGGGGGCTTTACCCTGGGTTAGGAAGGTTTTTGATTCATACAATGATGTTTGCAGACCCCCAGGAGTGGCTGGAGAAATAGAGACTTAAGTCTCTGCAGGGTGAAGTCAGTTCGTCAGTAGTAACCAGTACTTTCATTTATATCAAATGATTTGCGCATATTACTATATGAATAACtgaaacaaggaataataattgcaaggttGGATGGCTCTGTGAGACTAAAAAAGGTTAATGTAACTGAGAGCAATGCACTGACATACAGATATAGAACATAACATATATAGTCATAAATAACACAGGTAGGGTTGTTGTGGCTTCATCTTTACCACAAAATGACGAGGAAATAAATAGAAGGCAGGAAAGGCAtggtttgtatttttgggttCGCATGATACCATGGTTTTGGGACTTCGTCTCTGGATAGATAcactaaaaattatcataaatttgCCACCACTGATTCAGCGAttgtaaatttaaaagaaatcatACAGGTCTTCCAGAAATATGGTACCATAGCCTCCATGCtataatctgattttttttttttttttttttttttcattcaaaagcaataaaaacaaaatagataaccTTTAGAAAGGTCAAAAATCACAACAACCATATAATACTTACTGTTTTTGCTTTGTAATGAATTTTACAAGAACGTCAATATTCTTCTTCTGTTCcattttgttattttagtttacGAAATAAGAAGATCCCACTAGGCCAGTCACGTTGTCCTCCTCGAATAACACTACCACATGTTGTTGTTAGAGAGCCCTGGTACAAAGTATTCTGTACTGTCTGTATTTATGTGGGCAGAAAATACATCTATATTGGTATTTA
Proteins encoded in this window:
- the LOC119578881 gene encoding ribosome biogenesis protein WDR12 homolog; amino-acid sequence: MEQKKNIDVLVKFITKQKQYAVPGVSVSVPADASNEDLNEIIKTYICQGSKIKAADVPTFDFIVEGQILRRLLDQHLQKLGKSFENVINIEYFERLPPPTPKESLIHDDWVSSVHTTEEWLLTGCYDNTLHIWDVKNLGRGRIKDAHKLKIPAHNAPVKAVTWSKTDSDVKTFISTSIDQSAFIWKWDSEANTVECVSRCCGHSQSVECVAVDQLKGLFVTGSWDTRLKVWAVDDKKQNANIQRDKEEEEDENKKSKGDKVPKTTPLLTLAGHSETVSGVVWTDVSEIASASWDHTVRIWDTDIGGIKTQIAGNCAFFCISWSPLNKTLITGCADNYIRLYDPRSSEGTLCQQRFASHTKWVSCVKWSSNNQYTFVSGGYDNTVKQWDARSPKAPMYDLIGHKKRVQAVDWSHSKYIISGSQDCTVKAYTAKN